The Acidobacteriota bacterium genome contains the following window.
TCACCGGGACCCTGTCATCGAGCTAACCGGCGCTCACCCAACTATGTTTGCAACTCTCAGGAAGCTTGGTTTAATAAACGAGCAGATCGCGTGGAAACAGAGATTTTTCGTCCCGATTGAGGAAGAGCGAGGCAATGCAGTCATAGCGGCTCTATTAGAGCAGTTCCCGGTTATCGCTACCGAGGACGAAGAAGCGGACACCGACGTACCATCTGAAGGTGCTATCCCTGCTGAAAACTCTACGCAATTAGTTGACCTCGAAAGTTGGGTTATTGCGCCGGCTAACACCTGTACTAATGATACGACGCCGGCAGATCAGACAGCGATAACGCAGACCGAAAAAGCGCTGACCAATGAAATGCCCGAGGCGACCAGCACGCGCCCAGACCAGAACCCATTATTGCCAATCAGACCGCAAGCGAGCGCCCCCGCCATGCTCCAATCGTTCCAACCGGACTATCGCACAACAGCGATTCAGATAGGTTTCAACTTTGCAGAAAGCGAGTCCTAACCGGACTCGCTTTCTGAACAGCCTGGCACTACCGCGGTTAGCCCAAAGTTAACTCACACTGCTAATCCCGCCCACCCTCTCCTTGGTATAACAGCTGACAGACAGCTCTGTTGGGAACTGGGCCTAGAGGATCGATTTTAGGTAAGCAGTGAGCTTTTTTTCCTTGATAATCAGATGGTGCTCTGTGTTGTATTCAATGAGGTCGAGGTTCCGAAATCGCTGCATGAATACGCTGATCCGCGGCCGCGTCGTCCCTACCATTGTCCCCAATTCTTCATGAGAAATCTTGACCTCGATGCGTATGCTGCGCGGGTCTTTCTTTCCGAACTTTCTGGCGATTTGCAATAAGGTCGTCCCCAGGCGCTGCTCGCTATCAACCGTTACCAGATTGGCTATGACAGCCTGTTGGTCGGCAACCCGCACAGCCAGATACTTGATGAAGCCTTCGAGGAGAGAGTCTTGAGCTAGGCGATCGAGAAACTTGGTACAAGGGATCTCTTTCAGGAAAGAATCTTCCATCGCGGTCGCTGTTTCCAACCGGCCCCCAAGCCCAGACAGGCACAGCTCGCCGAAAACATCTCCCGGGCCGTGGATGGCCAGCATGCACTCTTTACCTTCAGACGAGGCCATGACCAGCTTGATCTGTCCTTTTTCGATGAAGTATACAGTCTCGCGTTCATCTCCAGGCGTGTAGACATGATCGTGCTTGCCGATCTTGATAGGGCTCGAGTTCTTGGTTTCGTTGAACAACGACCCTTGCATCTGTTCTTTGAATTGATCCGACTGAGAAGCTTCTTGAATCATACTTCTTCTCTTCCATTTTCCGCTGATTTATCTTTCAATGCTTATCGACTACCTAAGTATGCGCTTCCGATAAAAGCGGCGCTGTTCGATATTGAACAATTGTCCACTTTGCCATCCACGGAGTTGAAAATACCCTGAACTAAAAGAACTCGTCCCTTCTAGCCCGTCAACGCGAACGGATATCGGTTTCTCCCTCATCTCTAGCTCAGATTCCCCGTTGCCGAAGGAATAAGGTGAAGGGCAGGTTTTGCAGGTTCGTTTCTGAGAGTTACTTCCTAAACGACTAGTGATGAGTGGTGGAGTCAGCTTCGTCAATAAGCCGGTCAATCGTTTGCTCCAGATGGTCAAAGTCCGGTTTGACAAGGTACGCCTGCGCGCCGGCATCCAGTCCCTTCTTAATATCAGCTTGATAGCCCGCGCCTGAATAGAACATTATCGGCGTGTCTGAGTCAAAGGCGCGAATCTGCTGACATAGCTCAATTCCGTTGCTGCCCTCGGTTATCCAATGATCGAGTATGCACAAGGCGAGCCCGCCGGACCTGGCACTTTCCAACGCAGCGGACAGAGAAGCGGCGATTTCCGCTTCGTAGCCGTACTGGTCAAGCAGGACACTCATCATATTCCTGGTGTCCTCATGGTCATCGACCCAGAGAATCCGTTTTCTTGCTTCTGACGTGGTTGCCATTGCTGTCATTTACCACCTCGCAATTTCGAGCCTATTACTTTATACAGGCCCCCTTCTAATCGAACGTTTAAGCTTTCTTTGTACCTGCCGAAGCAGTTAGGCCTTGAACACCTTACCAATCGGTCTACGGGGTCGTCGTGAATGAATGTCATCGTTGCCGACGCGGTAGACCTATTAGTAAACTGCGGCCACAAGACTCGCATCGCGGATTCAATGCGGTTCAATACTAGACAAGTGTAAAAATATAGATTCGATGGGACAGGGCGTGCGCAGCCGGCTAGGCAATCGATGCCAGGTAAGCGGTGAGCTTAATTTCCTTAACAATTAGATGGTGCTCTGTGCTGTATTCAATGAGGTCGAGGTTCCGGAATCGCTGCATGAATACGCTGATCCGTGGCCGCGTTGTGCCGATCATGTTCGACAGTTCTTCGTGTGAAATCCTCAGCTCGATCTGTGTAATGCGAGGGCCTTTCTTGCCCAATTGTCTGGCCAGGTGCAACAAGGTCTTCCCTAAGCGTTGTTCGCTATCAACCGTCACCAGATTAGCGATGACTTCCTGTTGGTCTCCCACGCGCACAGCCAGATACTTGACGAAACCTTCAAGCAGCGAGTCGGTGGCTAAACGTTCAAGGAACTTTGCACACGGAACCTTCTTCAATCGCGTGTCTTCCATTGCGGTCGCAGTTTCCAGCCGGCCCGCTATCCCCGACAGGCACAGCTCGCCAAAGACATCTCCTGGAGCGTGGATAGCAAGTAGACATTCTCTGCCTTCAGAAGAGAGCATCAGCAGCTTTACCTCCCCGCTCTCAATGAAGTAGACCATCTCGTCTTGCTCTCCAATAGTGTGACGTTTTCGTGTTTCGGAATCTTGATGGCACGCGAGTTCTTCACCTCGCGTTCCAACGACTCGCGCATCTGCTTTTTTAATAGATCGGTCTCTGGATAATCTTGAATCGTGCTTTGCCTCCGTTCTGGGGTCTTAGGAGGTAGTGACTGTTAATTACCGTTCGGGCCAATAATGTAAACAATCACGGTAAGAGCTTTCAAGACTGGAAGCTAACCGCCTCTTTAGCCCGACTAGTGATTGAGTGATCATGGGCGCAGCTTATCTGGCTACACCTTGCCTGT
Protein-coding sequences here:
- a CDS encoding Crp/Fnr family transcriptional regulator, with product MIQEASQSDQFKEQMQGSLFNETKNSSPIKIGKHDHVYTPGDERETVYFIEKGQIKLVMASSEGKECMLAIHGPGDVFGELCLSGLGGRLETATAMEDSFLKEIPCTKFLDRLAQDSLLEGFIKYLAVRVADQQAVIANLVTVDSEQRLGTTLLQIARKFGKKDPRSIRIEVKISHEELGTMVGTTRPRISVFMQRFRNLDLIEYNTEHHLIIKEKKLTAYLKSIL
- a CDS encoding response regulator; this translates as MTAMATTSEARKRILWVDDHEDTRNMMSVLLDQYGYEAEIAASLSAALESARSGGLALCILDHWITEGSNGIELCQQIRAFDSDTPIMFYSGAGYQADIKKGLDAGAQAYLVKPDFDHLEQTIDRLIDEADSTTHH
- a CDS encoding Crp/Fnr family transcriptional regulator, yielding MKKADARVVGTRGEELACHQDSETRKRHTIGEQDEMVYFIESGEVKLLMLSSEGRECLLAIHAPGDVFGELCLSGIAGRLETATAMEDTRLKKVPCAKFLERLATDSLLEGFVKYLAVRVGDQQEVIANLVTVDSEQRLGKTLLHLARQLGKKGPRITQIELRISHEELSNMIGTTRPRISVFMQRFRNLDLIEYSTEHHLIVKEIKLTAYLASIA